Proteins from one Streptomyces sp. NBC_00289 genomic window:
- a CDS encoding 3-hydroxyacyl-CoA dehydrogenase NAD-binding domain-containing protein yields the protein MTESTTIRWEQDDTGVVTLVLDDPDQSANTMNQAFRDSLAAIADRLEREVQANPDAVRGIILTSAKKTFFAGGDLRDLIRVTPETARELFDGGLAIKRDLRRIETLGKPVVAAINGAALGGGYELALACHHRVALDAPGSKIGCPEVTLGLLPGGGGVVRTVRLLGIADALLKVLLQGTQYSPRRAQENGLVHEVAATPDELIAKARAYIDANPVSQQPWDKPGYRIPGGTPAHPKFAANLPAFPANLRKQTNGAPYPAPRNILAAAVEGSQVDFETAQVIEARYFVELAAGQTSKNMIQAFFFDLQAVNSGVNRPAGVEPRPVRRAAVLGAGMMGAGIAYSCARAGIDVVLKDVSLEAAVKGKGYSEKLCAKAVSRGRTTQEQADALLARITPTADPQDLAGCDAVIEAVFEDVALKHKVFEEIQDVVDPDALLCSNTSTLPITALAEGVRRQGDFIGLHFFSPVDKMPLVEIIKGERTGEEALARAFDLVRQIKKTPIVVNDSRGFFTSRVIGHFINEGVAMVGEGIEPASVEQAAAQAGYPAKVLSLMDELTLTLPRKIRAESRRAVEEAGGTWPGHPAEAVIDRMVDEFGRTGRSGGAGFYDYADGRRTGLWPGLREHFTRAGAEIPFEDMQERMLFSEALDTVKLLEEGVLTSVADANIGSIFGIGFPGWTGGVLQYINGYEGGLPGFVARARELAERYGERFTPPALLVEKAAKGEPFSDAR from the coding sequence ATGACCGAGAGCACCACCATCCGCTGGGAACAGGACGACACCGGTGTCGTCACCCTCGTCCTCGACGACCCCGACCAGTCCGCGAACACCATGAACCAGGCGTTCCGCGACTCCCTCGCCGCGATCGCGGACCGCCTGGAGCGGGAAGTCCAGGCCAACCCCGACGCCGTCCGCGGCATCATCCTCACCTCGGCCAAGAAGACCTTCTTCGCCGGCGGCGACCTGCGCGACCTGATCCGGGTCACCCCCGAGACCGCGCGGGAACTGTTCGACGGCGGCCTCGCCATCAAGCGCGACCTGCGCCGCATCGAGACCCTCGGCAAGCCGGTCGTCGCCGCCATCAACGGCGCCGCGCTCGGCGGCGGTTACGAACTCGCCCTGGCCTGCCACCACCGGGTCGCGCTCGACGCTCCCGGCTCGAAGATCGGCTGCCCCGAGGTCACCCTCGGCCTGCTCCCCGGCGGCGGCGGCGTCGTCCGCACCGTACGCCTGCTGGGCATCGCCGACGCGCTGCTGAAGGTGCTGCTCCAGGGCACCCAGTACAGCCCGCGGCGCGCCCAGGAGAACGGCCTGGTCCACGAAGTGGCCGCCACCCCGGACGAGTTGATCGCCAAGGCCCGCGCCTACATCGACGCCAACCCCGTCTCCCAGCAGCCCTGGGACAAGCCCGGGTACCGGATTCCGGGAGGCACGCCCGCCCACCCCAAGTTCGCGGCGAACCTGCCCGCCTTCCCCGCCAACCTGCGCAAGCAGACGAACGGCGCGCCCTACCCGGCCCCCCGCAACATCCTCGCGGCCGCGGTCGAGGGCTCCCAGGTCGACTTCGAGACCGCGCAGGTCATCGAGGCCCGCTACTTCGTCGAGCTCGCGGCCGGCCAGACGTCGAAGAACATGATCCAGGCCTTCTTCTTCGACCTCCAGGCCGTCAACTCCGGCGTCAACCGTCCGGCGGGTGTCGAACCGCGCCCGGTCCGCAGGGCCGCCGTGCTCGGCGCCGGGATGATGGGCGCGGGCATCGCCTACTCGTGTGCCCGCGCGGGCATCGACGTCGTCCTGAAGGACGTGTCGCTGGAAGCCGCCGTCAAGGGCAAGGGCTACTCCGAGAAGCTGTGCGCCAAGGCCGTCTCCCGGGGCCGTACGACCCAGGAGCAGGCGGACGCGCTGCTCGCCCGCATCACCCCCACCGCCGACCCCCAGGACCTGGCCGGCTGCGACGCGGTCATCGAGGCCGTCTTCGAGGACGTCGCCCTCAAGCACAAGGTGTTCGAGGAGATCCAGGACGTCGTCGACCCCGACGCCCTGCTGTGCTCCAACACCTCCACCCTGCCCATCACCGCGCTCGCCGAGGGCGTCCGGCGCCAGGGCGACTTCATCGGGCTGCACTTCTTCTCGCCCGTCGACAAGATGCCGCTCGTCGAGATCATCAAGGGCGAGCGCACCGGCGAGGAGGCCCTCGCGCGCGCCTTCGACCTGGTCCGGCAGATCAAGAAGACCCCGATCGTCGTCAACGACTCCCGCGGCTTCTTCACCTCCCGGGTCATCGGGCACTTCATCAACGAGGGCGTGGCCATGGTCGGCGAGGGCATCGAGCCCGCGTCGGTCGAGCAGGCGGCCGCGCAGGCGGGCTACCCGGCCAAGGTCCTGTCCCTCATGGACGAACTGACGCTCACGCTGCCGCGCAAGATCCGGGCCGAGTCCAGGCGGGCCGTCGAGGAGGCCGGCGGCACCTGGCCAGGGCATCCGGCGGAGGCCGTCATCGACCGCATGGTCGACGAGTTCGGCCGCACCGGCCGCAGCGGCGGAGCCGGCTTCTACGACTACGCCGACGGCCGGCGCACCGGCCTGTGGCCGGGCCTGCGGGAGCACTTCACGCGTGCCGGCGCCGAGATTCCCTTCGAGGACATGCAGGAGCGCATGCTCTTCTCCGAGGCGCTCGACACCGTCAAGCTGCTGGAGGAGGGCGTCCTGACGTCCGTCGCCGACGCCAACATCGGGTCGATCTTCGGCATCGGGTTCCCGGGCTGGACGGGCGGCGTCCTGCAGTACATCAACGGCTACGAGGGCGGCCTGCCCGGATTCGTGGCACGCGCGCGGGAACTCGCCGAGCGTTACGGCGAGCGCTTCACGCCGCCGGCGCTGCTGGTGGAGAAGGCGGCGAAGGGGGAGCCGTTCAGCGACGCGCGCTGA
- a CDS encoding acetyl-CoA C-acetyltransferase, with protein MSTEAYVYDAIRTPRGRGKANGSLHGTKPIDLVVGLIHEIRGRFPGLDPAAIDDIVLGVVGPVGDQGSDIARIAAVAAGLPDTVAGVQENRFCASGLEAVNMAAAKVRSGWEDLVLAGGVESMSRVPMASDGGAWFNDPMTNLATNFVPQGIGADLIATIEGFTRRDVDEYAALSQERAATAWKEGRFERSVVPVVDRAGLVVLDHDEFPRPGTTADSLAKLKPSFADIGELGGFDAVALQKYHWVEKIDHVHHAGNSSGIVDGASLVAIGSREVGERHGLTPRARIVSAAVSGSEPTIMLTGPAPATRKALAKAGLTIDDIDLVEINEAFAAVVLRFVRDMGLSLDKVNVNGGAIALGHPLGATGAMILGTLVDELERQDKRYGLATLCVGGGMGVATIVERI; from the coding sequence GTGAGCACCGAAGCGTACGTGTACGACGCGATCCGCACCCCCCGCGGACGCGGCAAGGCGAACGGATCCCTGCACGGCACCAAGCCCATCGACCTGGTCGTCGGACTCATCCACGAGATCCGGGGCCGCTTTCCGGGCCTGGACCCGGCCGCGATCGACGACATCGTGCTCGGTGTCGTCGGACCGGTCGGCGACCAGGGCTCCGACATCGCCCGGATCGCGGCCGTCGCCGCCGGACTGCCCGACACGGTGGCCGGCGTGCAGGAGAACCGCTTCTGTGCCTCCGGCCTGGAGGCCGTCAACATGGCCGCGGCCAAGGTCCGTTCGGGCTGGGAGGACCTCGTCCTCGCGGGCGGCGTCGAGTCCATGTCGCGGGTGCCGATGGCCTCCGACGGCGGCGCCTGGTTCAACGACCCGATGACCAACCTCGCCACCAACTTCGTGCCGCAGGGCATCGGCGCCGACCTCATCGCCACCATCGAGGGCTTCACCCGCCGGGACGTCGACGAGTACGCCGCCCTCTCGCAGGAGCGGGCCGCCACCGCCTGGAAGGAAGGCCGCTTCGAGCGGTCCGTCGTCCCGGTCGTGGACCGCGCCGGCCTCGTCGTCCTCGACCACGACGAGTTCCCGCGCCCCGGGACCACCGCCGACTCCCTCGCCAAGCTCAAGCCCTCCTTCGCCGACATCGGCGAACTGGGCGGCTTCGACGCCGTGGCCCTGCAGAAGTACCACTGGGTCGAGAAGATCGACCACGTCCACCACGCCGGCAACTCCTCCGGCATCGTCGACGGCGCCTCGCTGGTCGCGATCGGCTCCCGGGAGGTCGGCGAGCGCCACGGCCTCACCCCGCGCGCGCGGATCGTCTCCGCGGCCGTGTCCGGTTCCGAACCCACCATCATGCTCACCGGCCCCGCGCCCGCCACCCGCAAGGCGCTCGCCAAGGCCGGACTCACCATCGACGACATCGACCTGGTGGAGATCAACGAGGCGTTCGCGGCGGTCGTCCTGCGCTTCGTACGGGACATGGGACTGTCCCTGGACAAGGTCAACGTCAACGGCGGCGCGATCGCCCTGGGCCACCCGCTCGGCGCCACCGGCGCCATGATCCTCGGCACGCTCGTCGACGAACTGGAGCGCCAGGACAAGCGGTACGGCCTCGCCACGCTGTGCGTGGGCGGCGGCATGGGCGTGGCGACGATCGTCGAACGCATCTGA
- a CDS encoding acyl-CoA dehydrogenase family protein: MKRRIFAPEHDAFRATVRSFLDREVLPHYEQWEKDGIVSRDAWSAAGKQGLLGLAVPEEYGGGGTPDFRHSAVLAEEFTRAGAPGLALGLHNDIIGPYLTGLGTEEQKRRWLPGFCDGSLITAIAMTEPGAGSDLQGIRTHAEDRGDHWLLNGSKTFISNGILADLVVVVARTTPQGGAHGLSLLVVERGTEGFERGRNLDKIGQKAQDTAELFFHDVRVPKGNLLGELNGAFGHLMTNLAQERLSIAVSAIAAAEHLLEITTRYVKEREAFGRPLARLQHIRFETAEMATECAVTRAFLDRCIEDHADGELDAVHASMAKWWATELQKRVADRCLQLHGGYGYMSEHPIARAYTDGRIQTIYGGTTEIMKEIIGRSLLG; the protein is encoded by the coding sequence ATGAAGCGGCGGATCTTCGCTCCCGAGCACGACGCGTTCCGCGCGACCGTGCGCAGCTTCCTGGACAGGGAGGTGCTGCCCCACTACGAGCAGTGGGAGAAGGACGGCATCGTCTCCCGGGACGCCTGGTCGGCGGCCGGCAAGCAGGGCCTGCTCGGGCTCGCCGTCCCCGAGGAGTACGGGGGCGGCGGCACCCCCGACTTCCGCCACAGCGCCGTGCTCGCCGAGGAGTTCACCCGGGCGGGCGCTCCCGGCCTCGCCCTCGGACTGCACAACGACATCATCGGCCCCTACCTCACCGGCCTCGGCACCGAGGAGCAGAAGCGCCGCTGGCTGCCCGGCTTCTGCGACGGCTCGCTGATCACGGCCATCGCCATGACCGAGCCGGGCGCCGGCTCCGACCTCCAGGGCATCCGGACCCACGCGGAGGACCGCGGCGACCACTGGCTGCTCAACGGCTCGAAGACGTTCATCTCCAACGGGATCCTCGCCGACCTCGTCGTCGTCGTCGCGAGGACGACCCCGCAGGGCGGTGCGCACGGCCTCTCCCTGCTCGTCGTCGAGCGCGGCACGGAGGGCTTCGAGCGGGGCCGCAACCTCGACAAGATCGGCCAGAAGGCGCAGGACACCGCCGAGCTGTTCTTCCACGACGTCCGCGTGCCCAAGGGGAACCTGCTCGGCGAACTCAACGGCGCCTTCGGGCACCTGATGACCAACCTCGCCCAGGAACGCCTGAGCATCGCCGTCTCCGCGATCGCCGCCGCGGAGCACCTCCTGGAGATCACCACGCGGTACGTCAAGGAGCGCGAGGCCTTCGGCCGGCCGCTCGCCCGACTGCAGCACATACGCTTCGAAACAGCCGAGATGGCCACTGAGTGCGCCGTCACCCGCGCCTTCCTCGACCGCTGCATCGAGGACCACGCGGACGGCGAACTCGACGCGGTGCACGCCTCCATGGCCAAGTGGTGGGCGACCGAACTGCAGAAGCGGGTGGCCGACCGCTGCCTGCAACTGCACGGCGGCTACGGCTACATGAGCGAACACCCCATAGCCCGGGCCTACACCGACGGCCGCATCCAGACCATCTACGGCGGGACCACCGAGATCATGAAGGAGATCATCGGCCGTTCCCTGCTCGGCTAA